A genomic region of Serratia fonticola contains the following coding sequences:
- a CDS encoding fimbrial protein, which translates to MKKVLFITGLFFFVGNVLADTDVNFKGTLIVDPCIVSTSSAEQTIEFGNIAASTFINHNRSAGERFKITLAECDLSLGSTVSITFNGTAAGQQPDAFSVTGTAEGIGIALEDAEGKTITPNVSLESSPLNAGETVLEYMAYVQGPDYKGIKQGSFVSQVTFTLAYE; encoded by the coding sequence ATGAAAAAAGTATTGTTTATCACAGGGCTATTTTTTTTCGTAGGGAATGTGCTTGCTGATACAGATGTCAACTTTAAAGGAACATTAATCGTTGACCCTTGTATTGTGAGCACCTCTTCTGCTGAGCAAACGATAGAGTTTGGCAATATTGCAGCAAGTACCTTTATCAACCATAACCGCAGTGCTGGGGAACGCTTTAAAATTACGCTAGCGGAGTGTGATTTATCTTTGGGCTCAACAGTTTCAATCACTTTTAATGGTACTGCAGCAGGACAACAGCCGGATGCCTTTTCTGTTACAGGAACTGCGGAAGGGATAGGTATCGCGTTAGAAGATGCTGAAGGAAAGACGATAACTCCAAACGTTTCACTGGAGTCATCACCATTAAACGCGGGAGAAACAGTCCTTGAGTATATGGCATATGTTCAGGGGCCAGACTACAAGGGAATTAAGCAAGGTTCATTTGTATCGCAAGTGACATTTACACTTGCCTATGAATAA
- a CDS encoding molecular chaperone, translated as MKNILAIALIASTSSANAAIALDRTRIIFPGNAKSITLTITNENKEIPYLAQSWLENKKGEKISAPFLITPPLQRVEGGKNAIIRINNIDTGSLPQDRESVYWFSVREVPPKSDKPNVLQVALQTKIKLFYRPEGIIPDKSARWDDQLILHPTSGGFNVENPTPYYVTILAITGGEKDIVDKEFKPVMLAPKSTSLVASKTFKTPYVTTINDYGGKPKLPFKCNGNSCKAVKS; from the coding sequence ATGAAAAATATTTTAGCTATTGCGCTTATAGCATCAACGTCATCTGCAAATGCGGCAATAGCCTTAGATCGAACCAGGATCATTTTCCCAGGTAATGCGAAAAGTATCACTTTAACGATTACCAATGAAAATAAAGAGATACCTTATCTCGCACAATCATGGTTAGAAAACAAGAAAGGCGAAAAAATTTCAGCGCCCTTCCTTATCACGCCACCACTACAACGCGTGGAGGGTGGAAAAAATGCGATAATTCGTATTAATAACATTGACACGGGGTCGTTACCGCAGGATAGGGAATCGGTATATTGGTTCTCAGTAAGAGAAGTTCCACCTAAAAGCGACAAGCCCAATGTTCTACAGGTAGCGCTTCAGACAAAAATAAAACTATTTTATCGGCCTGAAGGGATTATCCCTGATAAATCAGCGCGATGGGATGATCAGCTCATTCTGCATCCTACATCAGGGGGCTTTAATGTCGAAAACCCGACACCTTATTATGTCACCATACTTGCTATCACTGGCGGTGAGAAAGATATCGTCGATAAAGAATTTAAACCGGTGATGCTGGCTCCAAAATCGACTTCGCTGGTAGCATCAAAAACATTCAAAACACCGTATGTAACAACAATTAATGACTACGGCGGCAAACCAAAGTTGCCATTTAAATGTAACGGTAACTCATGTAAAGCCGTAAAGTCCTGA
- a CDS encoding fimbrial protein: MYKTAMSKVSRLLLVIPFITWFTATFAATEQGTTVNVTGTLIDPPPCFLNEEQPLEVNFGDKVGIKKVATGIYRQPLDIEVRCEESSKPWQLVISWYGNTATFDADNATIITAEQADLGVKLYADGKAFPLKTLLKVNASALPKLEAVLVQREGIELKEGSFTARGVLRAEYQ, translated from the coding sequence ATGTATAAGACCGCAATGAGCAAAGTATCTAGACTATTGCTGGTTATTCCGTTTATTACCTGGTTCACAGCGACCTTTGCCGCGACTGAACAAGGTACCACGGTAAACGTTACAGGAACGTTGATCGACCCACCACCTTGCTTTCTGAATGAGGAACAACCTCTGGAAGTTAATTTTGGTGATAAAGTCGGGATTAAAAAAGTTGCTACCGGAATCTACCGACAACCACTAGACATTGAGGTTCGATGTGAAGAATCAAGTAAACCCTGGCAATTGGTGATCTCCTGGTATGGAAATACGGCAACGTTTGATGCCGATAATGCAACCATTATCACAGCTGAACAGGCTGATTTAGGCGTAAAGCTATACGCAGATGGTAAAGCTTTTCCACTTAAAACGTTATTAAAAGTCAATGCTAGCGCGCTACCAAAATTAGAGGCGGTATTGGTCCAAAGAGAAGGCATAGAGCTAAAAGAAGGGTCATTTACTGCCCGCGGCGTATTAAGAGCTGAATATCAATAG
- a CDS encoding fimbrial protein: MGFQVDRMRKFFVIISFMLFSIKGSCFSGGGKVSMNGTIVESACTISTNDLWQEVDFGEVPLSKVVENGEATATMKAMIIHLVNCNLEKNKGGSWNNVSITFDGDTDSHRPDMFAMRGKGRGIGVEITDANGNVAVPGKVMPSLPLQEENTNLDFTIHLKRNNDTLKAGSLSSYIRFMVAYQ; the protein is encoded by the coding sequence ATGGGGTTTCAGGTAGACCGTATGCGCAAATTTTTCGTTATTATCTCATTTATGTTATTTAGCATAAAAGGGAGCTGTTTTTCAGGCGGTGGCAAGGTCTCGATGAATGGCACAATTGTCGAATCTGCATGCACAATATCTACTAATGATTTATGGCAGGAAGTTGATTTTGGTGAAGTCCCCCTGAGTAAGGTTGTAGAAAATGGTGAGGCTACTGCCACCATGAAAGCCATGATTATTCATCTGGTAAACTGCAATCTGGAAAAAAACAAGGGCGGAAGTTGGAATAATGTCAGTATTACATTTGATGGTGATACTGATAGTCATCGTCCTGATATGTTTGCCATGCGTGGTAAAGGCCGAGGGATCGGAGTCGAAATTACAGACGCCAACGGGAATGTGGCCGTTCCGGGGAAAGTGATGCCTTCACTTCCTTTGCAGGAGGAGAATACCAACTTGGATTTTACTATTCATCTTAAGAGAAATAACGACACTCTGAAAGCAGGAAGCCTTTCATCATATATCCGGTTCATGGTTGCTTATCAATAG
- a CDS encoding winged helix-turn-helix domain-containing protein: MQFLINNSVTFSSIDGSLFNNENKDNIVILPLMASRVFTFLLTNAGKVVPRDEIFNYAWENRNLVASNNSLTQYISTIRRTLLEVNCNEEIIETIPKKGFYISEKIVTEIQCNEDYIISQNNPIKKSMLFPLLAMIAMMITLIFYQLYSYHERVLSRELLYLGKIDSCRVYILEKTADSNKERILNSIRRIIETPQYNIGCIDKLSYIYKSDEFFLFDGKGRAFISRCNIPEEIRPTISECKGIYIHAR, from the coding sequence ATGCAATTTTTAATAAATAACTCTGTCACATTCAGTTCAATTGACGGGTCTCTTTTTAACAATGAGAATAAAGATAACATTGTTATTTTACCTCTCATGGCTTCCCGTGTATTTACCTTTTTACTGACGAATGCAGGAAAGGTCGTTCCTAGGGATGAAATTTTCAATTATGCTTGGGAAAATAGAAACCTAGTTGCATCTAATAACAGTTTAACTCAGTATATATCGACGATTCGCCGTACGTTACTGGAAGTAAACTGTAATGAAGAAATTATTGAAACCATCCCTAAGAAAGGGTTCTATATTTCTGAAAAAATTGTAACGGAAATACAATGCAATGAAGATTACATCATAAGCCAAAATAATCCAATAAAAAAATCAATGCTATTTCCATTGCTAGCCATGATCGCCATGATGATTACCTTAATATTTTACCAATTATATTCTTATCATGAACGCGTTTTGAGCAGAGAGTTACTCTATCTCGGAAAAATTGACAGTTGTCGTGTTTACATCCTGGAAAAAACAGCAGATAGTAATAAAGAAAGAATACTGAATAGCATTCGAAGAATAATAGAAACACCGCAATATAATATAGGTTGCATTGATAAGTTATCGTACATATACAAATCCGATGAGTTTTTTTTGTTTGATGGAAAAGGACGTGCTTTTATAAGCCGTTGTAACATTCCCGAAGAAATAAGACCGACTATTTCCGAATGCAAGGGTATATATATTCATGCGCGTTAA
- a CDS encoding fimbrial protein translates to MNLNINLACLAIFIAFSLCINTLAYGGKQDNWDVYGLNGEVHMNVGLVESPCSLDIASSSTEIDLGSITQRQLNKAGRHSTSIPVHIMLNDCMFNNNVRSTTHGDNLYFIQSQPSVMLKIFGDEDQDEPSLFKIYGDNEGVALRIEDMEHKAIHPGEPSRPQLLLPGRNDLVLYVQLSRTTKPLSAGAFRAVINIELEYN, encoded by the coding sequence ATGAATTTAAATATAAATCTTGCTTGCCTGGCAATATTTATAGCCTTCAGTCTATGTATAAATACACTCGCATATGGAGGTAAACAAGATAATTGGGATGTGTATGGTCTTAATGGTGAAGTTCACATGAATGTAGGGCTAGTGGAAAGCCCCTGTTCATTGGATATAGCATCATCCAGTACCGAGATTGACTTGGGGAGTATTACCCAAAGACAATTAAATAAGGCGGGTAGACATTCAACGTCAATACCGGTACACATTATGTTGAATGATTGTATGTTCAATAATAACGTACGGTCTACAACGCATGGTGATAATTTGTACTTTATCCAATCTCAACCGTCAGTCATGTTAAAAATTTTTGGCGATGAAGATCAGGACGAACCCTCTTTATTCAAAATTTACGGTGATAATGAAGGTGTAGCACTACGTATTGAGGATATGGAACATAAGGCAATACATCCAGGGGAACCAAGTCGGCCTCAACTTTTACTTCCTGGTAGGAACGACCTTGTTTTATATGTTCAACTCAGTAGAACAACTAAGCCGTTATCCGCTGGCGCATTTCGGGCTGTGATAAATATCGAGTTAGAGTACAACTGA
- a CDS encoding fimbrial protein, which yields MKKVQILVALIFCFVSRSVMAFSCQLNGVDLPNGSTASITVPVGPEIVSGKNIIIDFSKYVSCAVTGVNYGFIDYIRTYAVNSNGSIVFENKLYGKDGGSTINGSSYNIPVPAGIHIYTLDTYYKYVPLPIESYLNVGSEPDGVEIKAGDLLLTLGMKQTNNIDNTYNLYTWKVYAANDTYVSLSSCKINNNSTMDVDFGSLNSADIDQGVSHTIEKPVNYSCDNSVNHTVALKLIPATNGNDFTTTTEGLNVDIYRGSEKLKPNTFFYTDLNNGSGNDTLTFSLVKDKNYQDKVKDGAFSSNIILVMSNP from the coding sequence ATGAAAAAGGTTCAAATTCTTGTAGCCCTCATTTTTTGTTTCGTCAGTCGTTCAGTTATGGCATTTAGTTGCCAACTGAATGGAGTCGACCTCCCTAATGGGAGTACAGCTAGTATCACCGTTCCTGTTGGTCCTGAGATTGTTAGTGGTAAAAATATTATCATTGATTTCTCAAAGTATGTTAGCTGTGCAGTAACGGGAGTTAACTATGGTTTTATTGACTATATTCGCACCTATGCAGTGAATAGCAATGGATCCATTGTCTTCGAGAACAAACTATATGGTAAAGATGGAGGCTCGACAATTAACGGTAGTAGCTATAACATTCCAGTACCTGCAGGCATTCATATTTATACCCTTGACACTTATTATAAATACGTTCCGTTACCTATTGAATCATATTTGAATGTTGGTAGCGAACCTGATGGGGTTGAAATAAAAGCGGGTGACTTACTCTTAACGTTAGGAATGAAACAAACCAACAATATAGATAATACTTATAACCTTTACACATGGAAAGTGTACGCGGCTAACGACACTTATGTCTCATTATCAAGCTGTAAGATAAACAACAACAGCACGATGGATGTTGACTTTGGCAGCCTAAATAGTGCGGATATTGACCAAGGCGTAAGTCACACGATTGAAAAACCTGTAAATTATTCTTGCGATAATTCCGTTAACCATACGGTTGCTCTTAAGTTAATTCCTGCCACTAATGGGAATGATTTTACGACAACCACAGAAGGTCTGAATGTTGATATTTATAGAGGAAGTGAGAAACTTAAGCCAAACACCTTTTTTTATACAGACTTAAACAATGGCTCAGGCAATGACACATTAACATTCTCTTTAGTTAAAGATAAAAATTATCAGGACAAAGTTAAAGATGGCGCATTTAGCAGCAATATCATTCTAGTCATGTCCAATCCTTAA
- a CDS encoding molecular chaperone — MHIRFSSLIILALSASVSFSLNAALTVDRSRLVINEGDKSIKVNVTNQNAQDPYLAQGWIEDENEKKLSGPLMVLPPIQRIEAGGKALLRIQTIPDVQNLPKDRESVFFFNLREIPPKNTKSNVLTLAIQTRLKVFYRPAAIQVARNADTVPGTETLTLVKKGNGYFIDNPTPYHFSFVELRDGLQGNTVDSFKPLMAAPYSETHLLDSSSLASKTPVLMFINDHGGQRLLPFNCSGNLCKAGKVMIAASKAGTPNV; from the coding sequence ATGCACATTCGGTTTAGCTCCTTAATAATATTGGCTCTCTCTGCCAGCGTCTCATTTTCTCTTAATGCCGCCTTAACGGTAGACCGTTCTCGTCTTGTTATTAACGAAGGCGATAAATCCATCAAAGTTAATGTCACGAATCAGAACGCACAAGATCCTTACCTGGCTCAAGGCTGGATAGAGGATGAGAATGAGAAAAAACTATCCGGTCCTCTGATGGTGCTTCCTCCGATCCAACGAATAGAAGCAGGAGGGAAAGCATTGCTCAGGATCCAGACAATACCAGACGTTCAAAACCTACCTAAAGATCGGGAAAGCGTTTTCTTTTTTAACCTGCGGGAAATCCCCCCCAAAAATACCAAATCGAATGTCTTGACATTAGCAATACAAACAAGATTGAAAGTGTTCTATCGGCCTGCAGCTATACAGGTAGCGCGTAATGCAGATACTGTTCCAGGGACTGAGACTCTCACTCTGGTCAAAAAGGGGAACGGTTATTTCATTGATAACCCAACCCCCTACCATTTCTCCTTTGTAGAGTTACGCGATGGTTTACAAGGTAATACTGTAGATAGCTTTAAACCACTAATGGCTGCCCCCTACTCGGAAACACACTTACTGGATTCATCATCATTAGCCAGTAAAACGCCGGTACTGATGTTCATTAACGATCATGGAGGCCAGCGCCTGTTACCGTTTAACTGCTCTGGCAATCTTTGTAAAGCTGGCAAAGTTATGATAGCCGCCTCTAAAGCAGGAACACCCAATGTATAA
- a CDS encoding fimbrial protein, giving the protein MVFSKNIYRVKGVLYKRIHLFIGILIILGCYSNKVFCAIDHGFLDINIHGELYAPMCKINNGADIDVDYGTIKVDSLDNDQDIIPLDYNIQCEGVSTNNSVSITASGDAAGFDTDKATVKTNEFANLGVKVYIDNKPMVLGNKYSVKLSTLPVVAVQLLKQKNTTVTSGDFSAKIILTATYN; this is encoded by the coding sequence ATGGTATTTTCAAAAAACATTTATAGAGTGAAAGGTGTTCTTTACAAAAGAATCCACTTATTTATCGGGATATTAATCATTTTAGGATGCTATAGCAATAAAGTATTTTGTGCCATAGACCATGGCTTCTTGGATATCAATATTCATGGTGAACTGTATGCGCCTATGTGCAAAATTAATAATGGGGCTGATATTGATGTCGACTATGGTACGATAAAAGTCGATAGCCTTGATAATGACCAAGATATCATTCCGCTAGACTATAACATTCAATGTGAAGGTGTCAGCACAAACAACTCCGTGTCTATAACGGCCAGCGGTGATGCCGCTGGCTTTGATACCGATAAAGCGACGGTAAAGACTAACGAGTTCGCTAACTTAGGTGTGAAAGTATATATAGACAACAAACCAATGGTTTTGGGAAATAAATATAGCGTGAAGCTCTCAACCTTACCGGTTGTTGCAGTGCAATTACTAAAACAAAAAAACACTACGGTAACGAGTGGTGATTTCAGTGCAAAGATAATATTGACCGCAACATATAACTAA
- a CDS encoding fimbria/pilus outer membrane usher protein has protein sequence MLNITRWPLSRINFCISIILFGLHSSAYSVEFNTDILDAEDRNNIDLARFAEAGYIIPGDYTLGLMVNEHNIKDVDISFLERPQKVQEENSHPPVEACLTRQLLPFLGLKPDVEEKVTWWHEGTCADFSELPGIVVQGDISAATLKISVPQAWLEYQDANWLPPSRWEDGVTGALVDYNVNSTFTRSKSGEQSQSVSGTGVVGANFGPWRLRGDWQSNYNRTGGNKHNTQNSFDWSRIYAYRSLRDLSAKLTIGEDYLISDLFDSWRYTGISMVSDDRMLPPRLRGYAPEVTGIAKTNAKVIISQQGRVIYQTTVASGPFRIQDLSDSVNGQLDVKVEEQDGSVQTFQVDTATIPYLTRPGQVRYKFSAGRPSTYAHHLEGPAFGQGEVSWGVTNAWSLYGGGIFAGHYNAFAIGIGRDLWELGALSADITQSVAQFPNEGNKQGKSWRLSYSKRFDEINSEVTFAGYRFSERNYMSMGEYLDARYYGNTVNHDKELYTVTANKNFVDTRMSLFLNWSHQTYWDREASDRYSLSLSSYFDLGSWKNMSATVSAARSEYNGRKDDAGYLNISIPFGAGTISYNGVIANDSYAQTAGWYQRLDNGDSYRLQAGTRNGRNDSMSSQASAYYVHNGDTADVTTNISWMQDNYSSAGIALSGGMTATTEGAALHPGGIRGGTRMMVSTDGVSGVPVEKYEHTNRYGIAVVPDVSSYYRVTTSIDVNNLPEDIETSGSAISEAVLTEGAIGFRRFDVIKGEKIIAVINLKDGSHPPFGASVRNAQNKELGIVSEGGLTWISGINPNETLSVNWGSSSSCMIQIPKMIPQGQLLLPCLQKPE, from the coding sequence ATGTTAAATATAACGCGTTGGCCACTTAGCCGAATTAATTTTTGCATTTCTATAATACTATTCGGACTTCATTCATCGGCATACTCTGTAGAGTTCAATACCGACATATTGGATGCCGAAGATAGGAATAACATAGACTTGGCTCGCTTCGCTGAGGCTGGATATATTATTCCCGGCGATTACACGCTCGGCCTCATGGTTAATGAACACAATATTAAAGACGTCGACATCAGTTTTTTAGAGCGCCCACAAAAAGTACAGGAAGAAAATAGCCACCCTCCGGTTGAGGCCTGTCTGACACGGCAACTACTCCCTTTTTTGGGACTAAAACCAGATGTTGAGGAGAAAGTGACATGGTGGCATGAGGGGACCTGTGCTGATTTCTCAGAACTACCTGGTATCGTCGTTCAGGGAGATATTTCTGCGGCAACCTTAAAAATTTCCGTACCACAGGCCTGGCTTGAATATCAGGATGCTAATTGGTTACCGCCTTCGCGTTGGGAGGATGGCGTGACGGGTGCGTTAGTTGATTATAATGTTAACAGCACGTTCACCCGCTCCAAATCAGGGGAGCAGTCCCAGAGCGTTAGCGGAACTGGCGTCGTTGGCGCTAACTTTGGCCCATGGCGGCTGCGTGGAGATTGGCAATCAAATTACAATCGAACCGGTGGCAATAAACACAACACACAAAATAGTTTTGATTGGAGCAGGATCTACGCCTATCGCAGCTTGCGCGATCTAAGCGCAAAACTCACTATTGGCGAGGATTACCTGATATCCGATCTTTTCGATTCATGGCGTTATACCGGGATCTCAATGGTAAGCGATGACCGGATGCTGCCCCCTCGTCTGCGTGGTTATGCGCCAGAAGTGACAGGCATCGCTAAAACGAATGCAAAAGTCATCATTAGCCAGCAAGGACGCGTCATTTATCAGACCACAGTAGCTTCTGGCCCTTTCAGGATCCAAGATCTCAGCGATTCCGTGAATGGGCAATTAGATGTAAAAGTAGAAGAGCAAGACGGCAGCGTACAGACTTTTCAGGTCGATACAGCCACAATCCCTTATCTAACCCGCCCAGGTCAGGTTAGATATAAATTTTCGGCTGGCCGCCCCAGCACCTACGCTCACCATCTTGAAGGCCCGGCATTTGGCCAAGGGGAAGTATCGTGGGGTGTGACGAACGCGTGGTCGCTCTATGGAGGCGGAATTTTTGCAGGCCACTACAATGCTTTCGCTATTGGTATTGGTCGCGATCTATGGGAACTTGGGGCGTTATCGGCAGATATTACGCAGTCCGTGGCACAATTCCCTAACGAAGGAAATAAACAAGGTAAATCATGGCGTCTCAGCTACTCCAAAAGATTTGATGAAATTAACAGTGAAGTGACCTTTGCTGGCTATCGATTCTCCGAGAGAAATTATATGTCCATGGGGGAATATCTCGATGCACGCTACTATGGCAATACTGTTAACCATGATAAAGAATTATATACCGTTACTGCCAACAAAAACTTTGTTGATACACGGATGTCACTTTTTCTAAACTGGAGCCATCAAACCTATTGGGATAGGGAAGCCAGCGATCGATATAGTTTATCGTTGAGTAGCTATTTTGATCTGGGCAGTTGGAAGAATATGTCTGCCACAGTGAGTGCTGCACGCAGTGAATACAATGGGCGTAAGGATGATGCTGGATACCTTAATATCAGCATACCTTTCGGCGCCGGAACGATCAGTTATAACGGCGTTATCGCTAACGACAGTTACGCTCAAACTGCCGGCTGGTATCAACGCCTTGATAATGGAGACAGCTATCGCTTGCAGGCAGGGACCAGAAATGGGCGTAACGATAGCATGAGCTCACAGGCCAGCGCTTACTATGTGCACAATGGTGATACGGCAGATGTGACTACCAATATTTCTTGGATGCAGGATAATTACTCTTCAGCCGGTATTGCCCTATCCGGGGGGATGACAGCGACAACAGAAGGTGCAGCGCTCCATCCTGGAGGCATCCGTGGTGGGACACGAATGATGGTAAGCACAGATGGCGTATCAGGCGTACCGGTCGAAAAATACGAACATACAAACCGTTATGGTATCGCAGTAGTTCCGGATGTTTCCAGCTACTACCGTGTAACAACATCGATTGATGTGAATAATTTACCTGAAGATATTGAAACGTCTGGTTCAGCCATTTCTGAAGCGGTACTGACCGAAGGAGCAATTGGCTTCAGGCGCTTTGATGTAATCAAAGGTGAAAAAATTATTGCCGTAATTAATCTCAAGGATGGTAGTCACCCACCATTCGGAGCCTCGGTCCGTAATGCACAGAATAAAGAGTTGGGGATTGTCAGTGAAGGCGGTCTAACATGGATTAGCGGTATAAATCCAAATGAAACTTTGAGTGTAAATTGGGGAAGCTCATCAAGCTGCATGATTCAAATCCCTAAAATGATACCTCAAGGTCAGTTGTTACTGCCCTGCTTACAAAAACCTGAGTAA
- the actP gene encoding cation/acetate symporter ActP has protein sequence MKRLLSTTALLALPGLSHADAIGGTVQRQPLNMQAIIMFVLFVGATLYITYWASKRTRSRGDYYTAGGRITGLQNGLAIAGDFMSAASFLGISALVYTSGYDGLIYSIGFLIGWPIILFLIAERLRNLGRYTFADVASYRLKQKPIRSLSACGSLVVVALYLIAQMVGAGKLIQLLFGLNYHVAVVLVGILMVMYVLFGGMLATTWVQIIKAVLLLAGASFMALMVMKSVNFDFNTLFAEAVKVHPKGIAIMSPGGLVSDPISALSLGLALMFGTAGLPHILMRFFTVSDAKEARKSVFYATGFIGYFYILTFIIGFGAILLVSANPAFKDASGALLGGTNMAAVHLANAVGGNFFLGFISAVAFATILAVVAGLTLAGASAVSHDLYACVIKDGKATERDELKVSKITVVLLGVVAIALGILFEKQNIAFMVGLAFSIAASCNFPIIILSMYWSRLTTRGAMIGGWLGLLTAVILMILGPTIWVQILGHAKPIYPYEYPALFSMLVAFIGTWFFSVTDNSLVGQQERVKFRTQFVRSQTGLGISQSSAH, from the coding sequence AGGCCATCATCATGTTCGTCCTGTTCGTAGGCGCTACCCTGTATATCACCTACTGGGCGTCCAAACGTACCCGATCTCGTGGGGATTATTACACGGCAGGTGGCCGTATTACCGGGCTGCAAAACGGTCTGGCTATCGCCGGTGACTTTATGTCTGCGGCGTCCTTCCTCGGCATCTCGGCTTTGGTCTACACCTCCGGCTATGACGGTCTGATTTATTCCATTGGTTTCCTGATCGGTTGGCCCATCATTTTGTTCCTGATTGCCGAACGGTTACGTAACCTTGGGCGCTACACCTTTGCCGATGTGGCTTCGTACCGGCTGAAACAAAAACCTATCCGTAGCCTTTCCGCCTGTGGCTCACTGGTGGTGGTCGCGCTATATCTGATCGCCCAGATGGTGGGAGCAGGCAAGCTGATCCAATTGCTCTTTGGCCTCAATTACCACGTTGCCGTGGTGTTGGTGGGTATCTTGATGGTGATGTACGTGCTGTTCGGCGGCATGTTGGCAACCACCTGGGTGCAAATCATTAAAGCTGTACTACTGTTGGCCGGGGCCAGTTTCATGGCGCTGATGGTGATGAAATCGGTCAATTTTGATTTCAATACCCTGTTTGCCGAAGCGGTGAAAGTCCATCCTAAGGGCATTGCCATTATGAGCCCTGGGGGCTTGGTTTCCGACCCGATATCCGCACTCTCGTTAGGATTGGCATTGATGTTTGGTACTGCAGGTTTACCGCATATCCTGATGCGTTTCTTTACCGTGAGTGATGCCAAAGAAGCCCGCAAAAGCGTATTCTATGCCACCGGTTTTATTGGCTACTTCTATATCCTGACCTTTATTATCGGTTTTGGTGCCATCCTGCTCGTCAGTGCTAACCCGGCATTCAAAGATGCCAGTGGAGCGCTGCTGGGGGGAACCAATATGGCGGCGGTGCATCTGGCTAATGCTGTGGGGGGCAACTTCTTCCTCGGCTTTATCTCTGCCGTGGCCTTTGCCACCATTCTGGCGGTGGTCGCTGGGCTAACCTTGGCTGGCGCCTCTGCGGTCTCTCACGATCTGTATGCCTGCGTGATCAAGGACGGTAAAGCGACCGAACGTGATGAGCTCAAGGTGTCTAAAATTACCGTGGTATTGCTTGGAGTGGTGGCCATCGCACTCGGTATCCTGTTTGAGAAACAGAATATCGCCTTTATGGTGGGGTTGGCCTTCTCTATTGCAGCTAGCTGTAACTTCCCGATTATCATTCTTTCCATGTATTGGTCACGCCTGACAACCCGAGGAGCGATGATCGGAGGATGGCTAGGCCTGTTAACGGCGGTGATACTGATGATCCTGGGCCCAACCATCTGGGTTCAAATCCTCGGTCACGCCAAGCCTATTTATCCTTATGAATACCCAGCGCTATTCTCTATGCTGGTTGCCTTTATTGGTACCTGGTTCTTCTCTGTTACCGACAATTCCCTCGTCGGGCAGCAAGAACGTGTGAAATTCCGCACTCAGTTCGTACGTTCACAAACGGGTCTGGGAATTTCGCAGAGCAGCGCACACTAA
- a CDS encoding fimbrial protein → MKFDKIAAAVFLSLGMATSGAYAADTQGSGTVTFTGNIIDAPCSINPSSAKQTVELGSIASAALAKEGKSNSREFTIELENCSLADNSSEEETRAADAKSVTVTFGGQTATGTDLLGITGTASGAGVGIIDASGKQVVIGQASAAQTLLENDNTMVFSAYLQGLKSATIVPGDFTSIANFTLDYQ, encoded by the coding sequence ATGAAATTTGATAAAATTGCTGCAGCAGTCTTTCTGAGTTTGGGGATGGCAACTTCAGGTGCTTATGCAGCAGACACTCAGGGAAGCGGGACTGTTACCTTCACCGGTAACATCATCGATGCTCCTTGCTCAATTAACCCTTCATCCGCAAAACAAACGGTAGAACTCGGCAGCATCGCAAGTGCCGCACTGGCGAAAGAAGGGAAATCAAACTCTCGCGAATTTACCATTGAGTTGGAAAACTGCAGCCTGGCGGACAATTCATCAGAAGAAGAAACTCGTGCGGCTGATGCTAAATCTGTCACAGTGACTTTCGGGGGCCAAACGGCTACAGGTACCGATCTGCTGGGTATTACTGGTACTGCTTCCGGTGCAGGTGTCGGTATTATTGACGCCTCGGGTAAACAAGTGGTCATTGGTCAGGCCAGCGCCGCACAAACATTGCTGGAAAACGACAACACCATGGTGTTCTCCGCTTACCTTCAAGGCTTGAAAAGTGCCACTATCGTGCCTGGTGACTTTACTTCCATCGCTAACTTTACGCTCGATTACCAGTAA